Proteins from a single region of Carassius auratus strain Wakin unplaced genomic scaffold, ASM336829v1 scaf_tig00215076, whole genome shotgun sequence:
- the LOC113093563 gene encoding paired amphipathic helix protein Sin3b-like isoform X2: MAKIQARSSTAKQINQIQDKAYVVQKQVQQQHFQKLKYFSVEDALSYLDQVKIRFGNDPGIYNKFLDIMKEFKSQSIDTPGVINRVSQLFHGHPDLVLGFNAFLPPGYRIEIPKNGMAFLQSPPSSQPTWTFWQKTKEEAEQVSPGPGRSTGSSVVSASSSAVAEAGPAPNEAVTSPESVASSSGPPEQSSRLSLPLPSRESQSQPAPTSVSPPTSEPSPVEFDSAISYVNKIKNRFLDNPETYRAFLEILHTYQKEQLEVKESRGRSTGGMTEDEVFSKVASLFKGQEDLLAEFGQFLPDAKRSLFTGGSLPGKDNLKKVEDEEMNKPSKKRPRPMLLPHMTPLLKKKMKYSCSKDPSFASVGKHGVLREFTFFDKVRRLLKSQEVYENFLRCIALFNQEVVSGAELLQLVTPFLGKFPELYTQFKSFLGDKELSHAITGLSDRYMEGGGREVDYASCKRLGSSYRALPKTYQQPKCSGRTAICKEVLNDTWVSFPSWSEDSTFVSSKKTPYEEQLHRCEDERFELDVVLETNLATIRVLESVQKKLSRLSPEDQERFRLDDCLGGTSEVIQRRAIYRIYGDKAPEIIEGLKRSPASAVPVVLKRLKAKEEEWREAQQSFNKIWREQYEKAYLKSLDHQGVNFKQNDMKALRSKSLLNEIESIYDERQEQSTEEGGMGQQGRDGSGTGSTSEPHMIFTYEDKQILEDAASLIIYHVKRQPTIHKDDKDHIKRIIQHFVPDLFFARRGELSETEEFTDEEAEGEDSAVTGGGVSTTGGQQQLNGDFRRRRCTYPQSMDTSMAAHGMNPEGEAVDLRDPEAEHQKELDGVYNLYFVNNNWYFFLRLHQTLCSRLLRVYRQAERQLLEHRAEQNRERLLIGEGRREKANDLAMELRLKQPSEVELEEYYPAFLDMVRSLLDGNLDATQYEDTLREMFTIHAYIGFTIDKLVQNIVRQLQYLVSDEVCLQVTELYLAERKRGAAGGNLSSQCVRAAWEASYQWKAERVMAEENCFKVMFIQNKGQVTLTIDLLDTEEAQGDDPLDVQNLSNYMEQYIGTESVCSQTEGYFFKPVFLPRNLRHFRGWQLKQVEAMRCRREWHRKMGVETAGNLDCRFKLNTHKMVFVMNSEDYMYRRGALVKARRSQHRVAQAQHEHFEQWHRGWLSEHVSPAAERSVQDWLMGEEDEDMIPCKTTRVSMQVKGLHVNRYKVHYNSKAPASP; this comes from the exons ATGGCGAAAATTCAGGCTCGCAGCAGCACTGCGAAGCAAATCAACCAGATCCAAGACAAGGCCTATGTGGTTCAAAAGCAAGTCCAGCAGCAGCACTTTCAGAAACTAAAG TACTTTTCG GTGGAGGATGCCTTATCTTATTTGGACCAAGTCAAAATACGATTCGGAAATGATCCGGGAATATACAATAAGTTTCTGGATATCATGAAAGAGTTTAAGTCTCAAAG CATTGACACACCAGGAGTTATTAACAGAGTTTCTCAGCTCTTCCATGGGCATCCTGACCTTGTCCTGGGGTTTAATGCCTTTTTACCGCCTGGTTATCGGATCGAAATTCCCAAGAACGGAATGGCATTTCTACAGTCCCCACCGTCTTCACAG CCCACGTGGACTTTCTGGCAGAAGACAAAAGAAGAGGCGGAGCaa GTCTCTCCAGGGCCAGGAAGGAGCACGGGCAGCTCTGTGGTTAGCGCCTCTTCGTCAGCAGTGGCTGAAGCAGGGCCAGCTCCGAATGAAGCCGTGACCTCTCCGGAGAGCGTCGCTTCATCATCTGGACCTCCTGAACAATCAAGCAGGTTGTCACTTCCTTTGCCCAGCCGAGAGAGCCAATCACAGCCGGCCCCCACTTCGGTATCCCCTCCGACATCAGAGCCCAGCCCTGTAGAGTTTGACAGCGCCATCAGTTACGTCAATAAGATCAAAAACCGATTTTTGGACAACCCAGAAACCTACCGGGCCTTTTTGGAAATTCTGCATACATACCAG AAGGAGCAGCTGGAGGTGAAGGAGAGCAGAGGGCGAAGCACTGGAGGAATGACCGAAGATGAGGTTTTCTCTAAAGTGGCTAGCCTTTTCAAAGGTCAAGAGGATCTGCTTGCGGAGTTTGGCCAGTTTTTGCCTGATGCAAAGAGATCTCTG TTTACTGGAGGTTCTTTGCCTGGCAAAGACAATCTGAAGAAAGTAGAGGATGAGGAAATGAATAAACCGAGCAAGAAGAGGCCTAGACCCATGTTATTGCCCCACATGACCCCACTTCTGAAG aaaaaaatgaaatattcctGTTCCAAGGACCCATCTTTTGCCTCTGTCGGAAAGCATGGAGTTTTACGGGAATTCACATTCTTTGACAAG gttcgCCGTCTGCTTAAGAGTCAGGAGGTGTACGAGAATTTCTTACGCTGCATAGCTCTGTTCAATCAGGAAGTGGTTTCAGGGGCCGAACTCCTGCAACTTGTGACTCCATTCTTGGG GAAGTTTCCAGAACTGTACACccagtttaagtcatttttgggtgataaAGAGCTGTCTCATGCCATCACTGGCCTCTCTGACCGCTACATGGAGGGTGGAGGCAGAGAAGTGGATTACGCCTCCTGTAAACGCCTGGGTTCCAGCTACAGAGCCCTGCCCAAGACCTACCAGCAGCCCAAATGCAGTGGCCGAACTGCTATATGCAAAGAG GTGCTGAATGATACCTGGGTCTCATTTCCTTCCTGGTCAGAAGATTCCACTTTTGTGAGTTCCAAGAAAACACCATATGAAGAGCAGCTTCATCGCTGTGAGGATGAGAGGTTTGAG CTGGATGTTGTGCTTGAGACGAATTTGGCAACGATAAGAGTCTTGGAAAGTGTGCAAAAGAAATTATCCCGCCTTTCGCCGGAGGATCAAGAGCGCTTCCGATTGGATGACTGTCTGGGTGGAACTTCTGAGGTCATCCAGCGGCGTGCGATCTATCGTATCTATGGCGACAAGGCTCCGGAGATCATAGAGGGGTTGAAGAGGAGTCCAGCCTCTGCAGTTCCTGTCGTACTCAAAAG ATTAAAAGCCAAAGAGGAGGAGTGGAGGGAGGCCCAGCAGAGCTTCAACAAAATCTGGAGAGAGCAATATGAGAAGGCATATCTGAAATCACTGGACCACCAGGGTGTCAACTTCAAACAGAACGACATGAAGGCTCTCCGATCCAAGAGTCTTCTTAATGAAATAGAGAGCATCTATGATGAG CGACAGGAGCAGAGCACAGAAGAGGGTGGCATGGGCCAGCAAGGTCGTGACGGCTCGGGCACAGGTTCGACCAGCGAACCCCACATGATCTTCACTTACGAAGACAAACAGATCCTGGAGGACGCTGCCTCCCTCATTATCTACCATGTCAAGCGGCAGCCCACCATCCACAAGGATGACAAGGACCACATCAAGCGTATCATCCAGCACTTTGTCCCCGACCTCTTTTTCGCCCGTCGTGGAGAGCTTAGTGAGACAGAAGAGTTCACGGATGAGGAGGCCGAAGGTGAGGACAGTGCCGTCACAGGAGGCGGAGTCTCAACAACAGGTGGCCAGCAACAACTGAATGGCGATTTCAGACGAAGACGATGCACTTACCCTCAGAGCATGGATACCTCTATGGCCGCCCATGGCATGAATCCAGAAGGGGAGGCGGTGGACCTGCGGGACCCAGAGGCTGAGCACCAGAAGGAGCTGGATGGAGTCTACAACCTGTACTTCGTCAATAATAACTGGTACTTCTTCCTACGGCTGCACCAGACTCTGTGCTCACGGCTGCTGAGGGTTTACAGGCAGGCTGAGAGACAGTTACTGGAACACAGGGCCGAGCAGAATCGGGAACGGCTGCTCATAGGAGAGGGGCGCAGAGAAAAGGCAAACGACCTGGCCATGGAGCTGCGTCTAAAACAACCCA GTGAGGTGGAGTTAGAGGAATATTACCCAGCATTCTTAGACATGGTACGCAGTCTACTAGATGGAAACCTGGATGCCACGCAGTACGAGGACACCCTGAGAGAGATGTTCACCATCCATGCTTACATCGGATTTACCATCGACAAGCTTGTTCAGAACATCGTAAGACAG CTTCAGTACTTAGTCAGTGATGAAGTGTGTCTGCAAGTCACTGAGCTGTACCTGGCCGAGAGGAAGAGGGGTGCCGCTGGTGGAAATCTCTCATCCCAGTGTGTCCGTGCTGCTTGGGAAGCCAGCTACCAATGGAAGGCTGAGAGAGTCATGGCTGAAGAAAACTGCTTCAAG GTCATGTTCATTCAAAACAAAGGTCAGGTGACCTTAACCATTGATTTGCTGGACACAGAGGAGGCCCAAGGCGATGACCCACTGGATGTTCAG AACCTGTCTAATTATATGGAGCAGTATATAGGAACTGAGTCTGTGTGTTCTCAGACAGAAGGATACTTCTTCAAGCCTGTGTTTCTACCTAG GAATTTGAGGCATTTCCGTGGCTGGCAGCTCAAGCAGGTGGAAGCCATGCGCTGCCGGAGAGAGTGGCATCGGAAGATGGGTGTGGAGACAGCCGGGAACCTGGACTGCCGTTTCAAACTCAACACACACAAGATGGTGTTTGTGATGAACTCCGAAGACTACATGTACCGCCGAGGGGCCCTGGTGAAGGCTCGGAGG TCCCAGCACAGAGTAGCACAGGCCCAGCACGAGCACTTTGAGCAGTGGCACCGCGGCTGGTTGAGCGAGCACGTGTCACCCGCCGCAGAGCGCAGCGTGCAGGACTGGCTCATGGGAGAAGAGGATGAGGACATGATCCCCTGCAAGACCACCCGTGTATCCATGCAGGTCAAAGGCTTGCATGTCAACAGGTACAAGGTTCACTACAACAGCAAGGCCCCCGCTTCACCGTAA
- the LOC113093563 gene encoding paired amphipathic helix protein Sin3b-like isoform X5, which translates to MAKIQARSSTAKQINQIQDKAYVVQKQVQQQHFQKLKVEDALSYLDQVKIRFGNDPGIYNKFLDIMKEFKSQSIDTPGVINRVSQLFHGHPDLVLGFNAFLPPGYRIEIPKNGMAFLQSPPSSQVSPGPGRSTGSSVVSASSSAVAEAGPAPNEAVTSPESVASSSGPPEQSSRLSLPLPSRESQSQPAPTSVSPPTSEPSPVEFDSAISYVNKIKNRFLDNPETYRAFLEILHTYQKEQLEVKESRGRSTGGMTEDEVFSKVASLFKGQEDLLAEFGQFLPDAKRSLFTGGSLPGKDNLKKVEDEEMNKPSKKRPRPMLLPHMTPLLKKKMKYSCSKDPSFASVGKHGVLREFTFFDKVRRLLKSQEVYENFLRCIALFNQEVVSGAELLQLVTPFLGKFPELYTQFKSFLGDKELSHAITGLSDRYMEGGGREVDYASCKRLGSSYRALPKTYQQPKCSGRTAICKEVLNDTWVSFPSWSEDSTFVSSKKTPYEEQLHRCEDERFELDVVLETNLATIRVLESVQKKLSRLSPEDQERFRLDDCLGGTSEVIQRRAIYRIYGDKAPEIIEGLKRSPASAVPVVLKRLKAKEEEWREAQQSFNKIWREQYEKAYLKSLDHQGVNFKQNDMKALRSKSLLNEIESIYDERQEQSTEEGGMGQQGRDGSGTGSTSEPHMIFTYEDKQILEDAASLIIYHVKRQPTIHKDDKDHIKRIIQHFVPDLFFARRGELSETEEFTDEEAEGEDSAVTGGGVSTTGGQQQLNGDFRRRRCTYPQSMDTSMAAHGMNPEGEAVDLRDPEAEHQKELDGVYNLYFVNNNWYFFLRLHQTLCSRLLRVYRQAERQLLEHRAEQNRERLLIGEGRREKANDLAMELRLKQPSEVELEEYYPAFLDMVRSLLDGNLDATQYEDTLREMFTIHAYIGFTIDKLVQNIVRQLQYLVSDEVCLQVTELYLAERKRGAAGGNLSSQCVRAAWEASYQWKAERVMAEENCFKVMFIQNKGQVTLTIDLLDTEEAQGDDPLDVQNLSNYMEQYIGTESVCSQTEGYFFKPVFLPRNLRHFRGWQLKQVEAMRCRREWHRKMGVETAGNLDCRFKLNTHKMVFVMNSEDYMYRRGALVKARRSQHRVAQAQHEHFEQWHRGWLSEHVSPAAERSVQDWLMGEEDEDMIPCKTTRVSMQVKGLHVNRYKVHYNSKAPASP; encoded by the exons ATGGCGAAAATTCAGGCTCGCAGCAGCACTGCGAAGCAAATCAACCAGATCCAAGACAAGGCCTATGTGGTTCAAAAGCAAGTCCAGCAGCAGCACTTTCAGAAACTAAAG GTGGAGGATGCCTTATCTTATTTGGACCAAGTCAAAATACGATTCGGAAATGATCCGGGAATATACAATAAGTTTCTGGATATCATGAAAGAGTTTAAGTCTCAAAG CATTGACACACCAGGAGTTATTAACAGAGTTTCTCAGCTCTTCCATGGGCATCCTGACCTTGTCCTGGGGTTTAATGCCTTTTTACCGCCTGGTTATCGGATCGAAATTCCCAAGAACGGAATGGCATTTCTACAGTCCCCACCGTCTTCACAG GTCTCTCCAGGGCCAGGAAGGAGCACGGGCAGCTCTGTGGTTAGCGCCTCTTCGTCAGCAGTGGCTGAAGCAGGGCCAGCTCCGAATGAAGCCGTGACCTCTCCGGAGAGCGTCGCTTCATCATCTGGACCTCCTGAACAATCAAGCAGGTTGTCACTTCCTTTGCCCAGCCGAGAGAGCCAATCACAGCCGGCCCCCACTTCGGTATCCCCTCCGACATCAGAGCCCAGCCCTGTAGAGTTTGACAGCGCCATCAGTTACGTCAATAAGATCAAAAACCGATTTTTGGACAACCCAGAAACCTACCGGGCCTTTTTGGAAATTCTGCATACATACCAG AAGGAGCAGCTGGAGGTGAAGGAGAGCAGAGGGCGAAGCACTGGAGGAATGACCGAAGATGAGGTTTTCTCTAAAGTGGCTAGCCTTTTCAAAGGTCAAGAGGATCTGCTTGCGGAGTTTGGCCAGTTTTTGCCTGATGCAAAGAGATCTCTG TTTACTGGAGGTTCTTTGCCTGGCAAAGACAATCTGAAGAAAGTAGAGGATGAGGAAATGAATAAACCGAGCAAGAAGAGGCCTAGACCCATGTTATTGCCCCACATGACCCCACTTCTGAAG aaaaaaatgaaatattcctGTTCCAAGGACCCATCTTTTGCCTCTGTCGGAAAGCATGGAGTTTTACGGGAATTCACATTCTTTGACAAG gttcgCCGTCTGCTTAAGAGTCAGGAGGTGTACGAGAATTTCTTACGCTGCATAGCTCTGTTCAATCAGGAAGTGGTTTCAGGGGCCGAACTCCTGCAACTTGTGACTCCATTCTTGGG GAAGTTTCCAGAACTGTACACccagtttaagtcatttttgggtgataaAGAGCTGTCTCATGCCATCACTGGCCTCTCTGACCGCTACATGGAGGGTGGAGGCAGAGAAGTGGATTACGCCTCCTGTAAACGCCTGGGTTCCAGCTACAGAGCCCTGCCCAAGACCTACCAGCAGCCCAAATGCAGTGGCCGAACTGCTATATGCAAAGAG GTGCTGAATGATACCTGGGTCTCATTTCCTTCCTGGTCAGAAGATTCCACTTTTGTGAGTTCCAAGAAAACACCATATGAAGAGCAGCTTCATCGCTGTGAGGATGAGAGGTTTGAG CTGGATGTTGTGCTTGAGACGAATTTGGCAACGATAAGAGTCTTGGAAAGTGTGCAAAAGAAATTATCCCGCCTTTCGCCGGAGGATCAAGAGCGCTTCCGATTGGATGACTGTCTGGGTGGAACTTCTGAGGTCATCCAGCGGCGTGCGATCTATCGTATCTATGGCGACAAGGCTCCGGAGATCATAGAGGGGTTGAAGAGGAGTCCAGCCTCTGCAGTTCCTGTCGTACTCAAAAG ATTAAAAGCCAAAGAGGAGGAGTGGAGGGAGGCCCAGCAGAGCTTCAACAAAATCTGGAGAGAGCAATATGAGAAGGCATATCTGAAATCACTGGACCACCAGGGTGTCAACTTCAAACAGAACGACATGAAGGCTCTCCGATCCAAGAGTCTTCTTAATGAAATAGAGAGCATCTATGATGAG CGACAGGAGCAGAGCACAGAAGAGGGTGGCATGGGCCAGCAAGGTCGTGACGGCTCGGGCACAGGTTCGACCAGCGAACCCCACATGATCTTCACTTACGAAGACAAACAGATCCTGGAGGACGCTGCCTCCCTCATTATCTACCATGTCAAGCGGCAGCCCACCATCCACAAGGATGACAAGGACCACATCAAGCGTATCATCCAGCACTTTGTCCCCGACCTCTTTTTCGCCCGTCGTGGAGAGCTTAGTGAGACAGAAGAGTTCACGGATGAGGAGGCCGAAGGTGAGGACAGTGCCGTCACAGGAGGCGGAGTCTCAACAACAGGTGGCCAGCAACAACTGAATGGCGATTTCAGACGAAGACGATGCACTTACCCTCAGAGCATGGATACCTCTATGGCCGCCCATGGCATGAATCCAGAAGGGGAGGCGGTGGACCTGCGGGACCCAGAGGCTGAGCACCAGAAGGAGCTGGATGGAGTCTACAACCTGTACTTCGTCAATAATAACTGGTACTTCTTCCTACGGCTGCACCAGACTCTGTGCTCACGGCTGCTGAGGGTTTACAGGCAGGCTGAGAGACAGTTACTGGAACACAGGGCCGAGCAGAATCGGGAACGGCTGCTCATAGGAGAGGGGCGCAGAGAAAAGGCAAACGACCTGGCCATGGAGCTGCGTCTAAAACAACCCA GTGAGGTGGAGTTAGAGGAATATTACCCAGCATTCTTAGACATGGTACGCAGTCTACTAGATGGAAACCTGGATGCCACGCAGTACGAGGACACCCTGAGAGAGATGTTCACCATCCATGCTTACATCGGATTTACCATCGACAAGCTTGTTCAGAACATCGTAAGACAG CTTCAGTACTTAGTCAGTGATGAAGTGTGTCTGCAAGTCACTGAGCTGTACCTGGCCGAGAGGAAGAGGGGTGCCGCTGGTGGAAATCTCTCATCCCAGTGTGTCCGTGCTGCTTGGGAAGCCAGCTACCAATGGAAGGCTGAGAGAGTCATGGCTGAAGAAAACTGCTTCAAG GTCATGTTCATTCAAAACAAAGGTCAGGTGACCTTAACCATTGATTTGCTGGACACAGAGGAGGCCCAAGGCGATGACCCACTGGATGTTCAG AACCTGTCTAATTATATGGAGCAGTATATAGGAACTGAGTCTGTGTGTTCTCAGACAGAAGGATACTTCTTCAAGCCTGTGTTTCTACCTAG GAATTTGAGGCATTTCCGTGGCTGGCAGCTCAAGCAGGTGGAAGCCATGCGCTGCCGGAGAGAGTGGCATCGGAAGATGGGTGTGGAGACAGCCGGGAACCTGGACTGCCGTTTCAAACTCAACACACACAAGATGGTGTTTGTGATGAACTCCGAAGACTACATGTACCGCCGAGGGGCCCTGGTGAAGGCTCGGAGG TCCCAGCACAGAGTAGCACAGGCCCAGCACGAGCACTTTGAGCAGTGGCACCGCGGCTGGTTGAGCGAGCACGTGTCACCCGCCGCAGAGCGCAGCGTGCAGGACTGGCTCATGGGAGAAGAGGATGAGGACATGATCCCCTGCAAGACCACCCGTGTATCCATGCAGGTCAAAGGCTTGCATGTCAACAGGTACAAGGTTCACTACAACAGCAAGGCCCCCGCTTCACCGTAA
- the LOC113093563 gene encoding paired amphipathic helix protein Sin3b-like isoform X3, with product MAKIQARSSTAKQINQIQDKAYVVQKQVQQQHFQKLKVEDALSYLDQVKIRFGNDPGIYNKFLDIMKEFKSQSIDTPGVINRVSQLFHGHPDLVLGFNAFLPPGYRIEIPKNGMAFLQSPPSSQPTWTFWQKTKEEAEQVSPGPGRSTGSSVVSASSSAVAEAGPAPNEAVTSPESVASSSGPPEQSSRLSLPLPSRESQSQPAPTSVSPPTSEPSPVEFDSAISYVNKIKNRFLDNPETYRAFLEILHTYQKEQLEVKESRGRSTGGMTEDEVFSKVASLFKGQEDLLAEFGQFLPDAKRSLFTGGSLPGKDNLKKVEDEEMNKPSKKRPRPMLLPHMTPLLKKKMKYSCSKDPSFASVGKHGVLREFTFFDKVRRLLKSQEVYENFLRCIALFNQEVVSGAELLQLVTPFLGKFPELYTQFKSFLGDKELSHAITGLSDRYMEGGGREVDYASCKRLGSSYRALPKTYQQPKCSGRTAICKEVLNDTWVSFPSWSEDSTFVSSKKTPYEEQLHRCEDERFELDVVLETNLATIRVLESVQKKLSRLSPEDQERFRLDDCLGGTSEVIQRRAIYRIYGDKAPEIIEGLKRSPASAVPVVLKRLKAKEEEWREAQQSFNKIWREQYEKAYLKSLDHQGVNFKQNDMKALRSKSLLNEIESIYDERQEQSTEEGGMGQQGRDGSGTGSTSEPHMIFTYEDKQILEDAASLIIYHVKRQPTIHKDDKDHIKRIIQHFVPDLFFARRGELSETEEFTDEEAEGEDSAVTGGGVSTTGGQQQLNGDFRRRRCTYPQSMDTSMAAHGMNPEGEAVDLRDPEAEHQKELDGVYNLYFVNNNWYFFLRLHQTLCSRLLRVYRQAERQLLEHRAEQNRERLLIGEGRREKANDLAMELRLKQPSEVELEEYYPAFLDMVRSLLDGNLDATQYEDTLREMFTIHAYIGFTIDKLVQNIVRQLQYLVSDEVCLQVTELYLAERKRGAAGGNLSSQCVRAAWEASYQWKAERVMAEENCFKVMFIQNKGQVTLTIDLLDTEEAQGDDPLDVQNLSNYMEQYIGTESVCSQTEGYFFKPVFLPRNLRHFRGWQLKQVEAMRCRREWHRKMGVETAGNLDCRFKLNTHKMVFVMNSEDYMYRRGALVKARRSQHRVAQAQHEHFEQWHRGWLSEHVSPAAERSVQDWLMGEEDEDMIPCKTTRVSMQVKGLHVNRYKVHYNSKAPASP from the exons ATGGCGAAAATTCAGGCTCGCAGCAGCACTGCGAAGCAAATCAACCAGATCCAAGACAAGGCCTATGTGGTTCAAAAGCAAGTCCAGCAGCAGCACTTTCAGAAACTAAAG GTGGAGGATGCCTTATCTTATTTGGACCAAGTCAAAATACGATTCGGAAATGATCCGGGAATATACAATAAGTTTCTGGATATCATGAAAGAGTTTAAGTCTCAAAG CATTGACACACCAGGAGTTATTAACAGAGTTTCTCAGCTCTTCCATGGGCATCCTGACCTTGTCCTGGGGTTTAATGCCTTTTTACCGCCTGGTTATCGGATCGAAATTCCCAAGAACGGAATGGCATTTCTACAGTCCCCACCGTCTTCACAG CCCACGTGGACTTTCTGGCAGAAGACAAAAGAAGAGGCGGAGCaa GTCTCTCCAGGGCCAGGAAGGAGCACGGGCAGCTCTGTGGTTAGCGCCTCTTCGTCAGCAGTGGCTGAAGCAGGGCCAGCTCCGAATGAAGCCGTGACCTCTCCGGAGAGCGTCGCTTCATCATCTGGACCTCCTGAACAATCAAGCAGGTTGTCACTTCCTTTGCCCAGCCGAGAGAGCCAATCACAGCCGGCCCCCACTTCGGTATCCCCTCCGACATCAGAGCCCAGCCCTGTAGAGTTTGACAGCGCCATCAGTTACGTCAATAAGATCAAAAACCGATTTTTGGACAACCCAGAAACCTACCGGGCCTTTTTGGAAATTCTGCATACATACCAG AAGGAGCAGCTGGAGGTGAAGGAGAGCAGAGGGCGAAGCACTGGAGGAATGACCGAAGATGAGGTTTTCTCTAAAGTGGCTAGCCTTTTCAAAGGTCAAGAGGATCTGCTTGCGGAGTTTGGCCAGTTTTTGCCTGATGCAAAGAGATCTCTG TTTACTGGAGGTTCTTTGCCTGGCAAAGACAATCTGAAGAAAGTAGAGGATGAGGAAATGAATAAACCGAGCAAGAAGAGGCCTAGACCCATGTTATTGCCCCACATGACCCCACTTCTGAAG aaaaaaatgaaatattcctGTTCCAAGGACCCATCTTTTGCCTCTGTCGGAAAGCATGGAGTTTTACGGGAATTCACATTCTTTGACAAG gttcgCCGTCTGCTTAAGAGTCAGGAGGTGTACGAGAATTTCTTACGCTGCATAGCTCTGTTCAATCAGGAAGTGGTTTCAGGGGCCGAACTCCTGCAACTTGTGACTCCATTCTTGGG GAAGTTTCCAGAACTGTACACccagtttaagtcatttttgggtgataaAGAGCTGTCTCATGCCATCACTGGCCTCTCTGACCGCTACATGGAGGGTGGAGGCAGAGAAGTGGATTACGCCTCCTGTAAACGCCTGGGTTCCAGCTACAGAGCCCTGCCCAAGACCTACCAGCAGCCCAAATGCAGTGGCCGAACTGCTATATGCAAAGAG GTGCTGAATGATACCTGGGTCTCATTTCCTTCCTGGTCAGAAGATTCCACTTTTGTGAGTTCCAAGAAAACACCATATGAAGAGCAGCTTCATCGCTGTGAGGATGAGAGGTTTGAG CTGGATGTTGTGCTTGAGACGAATTTGGCAACGATAAGAGTCTTGGAAAGTGTGCAAAAGAAATTATCCCGCCTTTCGCCGGAGGATCAAGAGCGCTTCCGATTGGATGACTGTCTGGGTGGAACTTCTGAGGTCATCCAGCGGCGTGCGATCTATCGTATCTATGGCGACAAGGCTCCGGAGATCATAGAGGGGTTGAAGAGGAGTCCAGCCTCTGCAGTTCCTGTCGTACTCAAAAG ATTAAAAGCCAAAGAGGAGGAGTGGAGGGAGGCCCAGCAGAGCTTCAACAAAATCTGGAGAGAGCAATATGAGAAGGCATATCTGAAATCACTGGACCACCAGGGTGTCAACTTCAAACAGAACGACATGAAGGCTCTCCGATCCAAGAGTCTTCTTAATGAAATAGAGAGCATCTATGATGAG CGACAGGAGCAGAGCACAGAAGAGGGTGGCATGGGCCAGCAAGGTCGTGACGGCTCGGGCACAGGTTCGACCAGCGAACCCCACATGATCTTCACTTACGAAGACAAACAGATCCTGGAGGACGCTGCCTCCCTCATTATCTACCATGTCAAGCGGCAGCCCACCATCCACAAGGATGACAAGGACCACATCAAGCGTATCATCCAGCACTTTGTCCCCGACCTCTTTTTCGCCCGTCGTGGAGAGCTTAGTGAGACAGAAGAGTTCACGGATGAGGAGGCCGAAGGTGAGGACAGTGCCGTCACAGGAGGCGGAGTCTCAACAACAGGTGGCCAGCAACAACTGAATGGCGATTTCAGACGAAGACGATGCACTTACCCTCAGAGCATGGATACCTCTATGGCCGCCCATGGCATGAATCCAGAAGGGGAGGCGGTGGACCTGCGGGACCCAGAGGCTGAGCACCAGAAGGAGCTGGATGGAGTCTACAACCTGTACTTCGTCAATAATAACTGGTACTTCTTCCTACGGCTGCACCAGACTCTGTGCTCACGGCTGCTGAGGGTTTACAGGCAGGCTGAGAGACAGTTACTGGAACACAGGGCCGAGCAGAATCGGGAACGGCTGCTCATAGGAGAGGGGCGCAGAGAAAAGGCAAACGACCTGGCCATGGAGCTGCGTCTAAAACAACCCA GTGAGGTGGAGTTAGAGGAATATTACCCAGCATTCTTAGACATGGTACGCAGTCTACTAGATGGAAACCTGGATGCCACGCAGTACGAGGACACCCTGAGAGAGATGTTCACCATCCATGCTTACATCGGATTTACCATCGACAAGCTTGTTCAGAACATCGTAAGACAG CTTCAGTACTTAGTCAGTGATGAAGTGTGTCTGCAAGTCACTGAGCTGTACCTGGCCGAGAGGAAGAGGGGTGCCGCTGGTGGAAATCTCTCATCCCAGTGTGTCCGTGCTGCTTGGGAAGCCAGCTACCAATGGAAGGCTGAGAGAGTCATGGCTGAAGAAAACTGCTTCAAG GTCATGTTCATTCAAAACAAAGGTCAGGTGACCTTAACCATTGATTTGCTGGACACAGAGGAGGCCCAAGGCGATGACCCACTGGATGTTCAG AACCTGTCTAATTATATGGAGCAGTATATAGGAACTGAGTCTGTGTGTTCTCAGACAGAAGGATACTTCTTCAAGCCTGTGTTTCTACCTAG GAATTTGAGGCATTTCCGTGGCTGGCAGCTCAAGCAGGTGGAAGCCATGCGCTGCCGGAGAGAGTGGCATCGGAAGATGGGTGTGGAGACAGCCGGGAACCTGGACTGCCGTTTCAAACTCAACACACACAAGATGGTGTTTGTGATGAACTCCGAAGACTACATGTACCGCCGAGGGGCCCTGGTGAAGGCTCGGAGG TCCCAGCACAGAGTAGCACAGGCCCAGCACGAGCACTTTGAGCAGTGGCACCGCGGCTGGTTGAGCGAGCACGTGTCACCCGCCGCAGAGCGCAGCGTGCAGGACTGGCTCATGGGAGAAGAGGATGAGGACATGATCCCCTGCAAGACCACCCGTGTATCCATGCAGGTCAAAGGCTTGCATGTCAACAGGTACAAGGTTCACTACAACAGCAAGGCCCCCGCTTCACCGTAA